From Streptomyces sp. NBC_01426, a single genomic window includes:
- a CDS encoding SWIM zinc finger family protein, producing the protein MTRTAHTFAYARPSSLTSATAGQALNLETAGGLTPTGADAHPQFFSGFLSAPQAAARALLAVADVASARYYQRTLRASLDPVVTGNGDRLRFESFSGCCGVYARLDVLPDGLRGADTGHGTTNVDVNNPLREALSRLAGDDPLHLRVGPDELAVTTLDGPVVEKKVPLPDRWLRGFAEAQAVTTGFDLRAELTAAETARFLRSLPRTAAGGGAASAALWVVPAGRTLRPTTRPVPGAVCLPGPERLAAFQRVLRYATALRVYGPAADGANPTASAWEVGLPGMRLTLTLSPQAARGFSGEGGVLEALATDAAAEDAELISVLLAWEPRIDPADLAEQSGLPVARVRAALTRLGTAGRVGYDIAEAAYFHRELPYDARRAERHNPRLVAARALLEEGAVTLERAGIAVVASGERRYQVRESGGALSCTCQWWADYRGRRGPCKHALATRMALRAATSTTPTSPSISSGAAR; encoded by the coding sequence ATGACGCGAACCGCACACACCTTCGCCTACGCCCGCCCCTCCTCCCTGACGTCCGCCACAGCGGGGCAGGCCCTCAACCTGGAGACGGCGGGCGGTCTGACGCCGACCGGCGCCGACGCCCATCCCCAGTTCTTCTCCGGGTTCCTGAGCGCCCCCCAGGCGGCGGCGCGGGCGTTGCTCGCCGTCGCGGACGTGGCCTCGGCCCGCTACTACCAGCGCACCCTGCGCGCGTCCCTCGACCCGGTGGTCACGGGCAACGGCGACCGGTTGCGGTTCGAGTCCTTCTCCGGGTGCTGCGGCGTGTACGCCCGGCTGGACGTGCTGCCCGACGGTCTGCGCGGCGCCGACACCGGCCACGGCACCACCAACGTGGACGTCAACAACCCGCTGCGGGAGGCGCTGTCCCGCCTCGCCGGGGACGATCCGCTGCACCTGCGGGTCGGCCCCGACGAACTGGCGGTGACCACCCTCGACGGCCCCGTCGTCGAGAAGAAGGTCCCCCTGCCGGATCGCTGGCTGCGCGGCTTCGCCGAGGCCCAGGCCGTCACCACCGGCTTCGACCTCCGCGCCGAACTGACCGCCGCCGAGACGGCACGCTTCCTGCGCTCCCTCCCGCGCACCGCTGCCGGCGGCGGAGCCGCGAGCGCCGCCCTGTGGGTGGTCCCCGCCGGCCGTACGCTGCGCCCCACCACCCGACCGGTTCCCGGCGCGGTCTGCCTGCCCGGCCCCGAACGCCTCGCCGCCTTCCAGCGCGTACTGCGGTACGCCACCGCCCTGCGCGTGTACGGACCCGCAGCGGACGGCGCCAACCCCACCGCGTCCGCGTGGGAAGTGGGCCTGCCCGGCATGCGGCTCACCCTCACCCTCTCCCCGCAGGCCGCCCGCGGGTTCTCCGGCGAGGGCGGTGTCCTGGAGGCCCTCGCCACCGACGCGGCGGCCGAGGACGCCGAGCTGATCTCCGTCCTGCTGGCGTGGGAGCCGCGCATCGATCCCGCCGACCTCGCCGAGCAGTCGGGCCTTCCGGTGGCACGGGTCCGGGCGGCCCTCACCCGCCTCGGTACGGCCGGTCGGGTGGGCTACGACATCGCCGAAGCGGCCTACTTCCACCGTGAACTCCCCTACGACGCCCGGCGCGCCGAGCGCCACAACCCCCGCCTGGTCGCCGCCCGCGCCCTGCTGGAGGAGGGCGCGGTCACCCTGGAGCGCGCCGGCATCGCCGTCGTGGCCTCCGGCGAACGCCGCTACCAGGTACGCGAGTCGGGCGGCGCCCTCAGCTGCACCTGCCAGTGGTGGGCCGACTACCGGGGCCGCCGCGGCCCCTGCAAGCACGCCCTCGCCACCCGCATGGCCCTGCGCGCCGCCACCTCCACCACCCCGACCTCCCCCTCCATCTCCTCCGGAGCCGCACGATGA
- a CDS encoding pyridoxamine 5'-phosphate oxidase family protein → MTTQEPAGRPAPTTELDGRYSSALNPRPGAENVTATEWADAQRQLETAEIFWVSTVRPDGRLHVTPVIAAWHDGVLYFSTGPDEQKAKNLARDGHCALTTGGNSLTRGLDLVVEGTARPVADPAALEEVIAAYEAKYGAHITSPEGTFHGIGDAFRAGNAVVFGVTPDTAYGFGRDDGLYTHTRWTF, encoded by the coding sequence ATGACCACTCAGGAACCCGCAGGCCGCCCCGCGCCCACGACCGAGCTCGACGGGCGCTACAGCTCCGCGCTCAATCCCCGCCCCGGCGCCGAGAACGTCACCGCCACCGAATGGGCTGATGCTCAGAGGCAGTTGGAGACGGCGGAGATCTTCTGGGTCTCCACGGTGCGACCCGATGGGCGGCTGCACGTCACGCCCGTGATCGCCGCCTGGCACGACGGGGTGCTGTACTTCTCGACCGGCCCGGACGAGCAGAAGGCGAAGAACCTCGCCCGGGACGGGCACTGCGCGCTGACCACCGGGGGGAACTCGCTCACGCGGGGACTCGACCTCGTGGTCGAGGGCACGGCGAGGCCCGTCGCCGATCCGGCGGCATTGGAGGAGGTCATCGCGGCGTACGAGGCGAAGTACGGGGCGCACATCACCTCGCCCGAGGGCACCTTCCACGGCATCGGGGACGCCTTCCGGGCCGGGAACGCCGTGGTGTTCGGGGTGACCCCGGACACCGCGTACGGCTTCGGTCGGGACGACGGGCTGTACACGCACACGCGGTGGACGTTCTGA
- a CDS encoding class I SAM-dependent methyltransferase, whose product MSDRALSFGARAEAYERFRPGYPDRLFDMVAAYAGHPLRTALEIGAGTGKATRLFARRGIVVTATEPDGAMLAELRKHVPAHVTAVRAAFEDVRPGERYGLVYAAAALHWTSPEGRWARVAGLLEPGGVFASFGGPFRPADPAVEEAVRAARAPFLESDEVPSPDGTPPEHTMQWPGTELQRSEWFTDVRQSLIERHLTLSARDYVGHLSTISAYLVLPAAARRQVFEQIARALPERIELTADLTVHLARRRAEG is encoded by the coding sequence ATGTCCGATCGCGCACTGAGCTTCGGAGCAAGGGCGGAAGCGTACGAACGGTTCCGGCCGGGGTATCCCGACCGGCTCTTCGACATGGTCGCGGCGTACGCGGGTCATCCACTCCGGACCGCGCTCGAAATCGGTGCCGGGACGGGCAAGGCGACTCGTCTCTTCGCCCGACGGGGGATCGTGGTCACCGCGACCGAGCCCGACGGGGCCATGCTCGCCGAGCTGCGCAAGCACGTTCCGGCGCACGTCACGGCGGTGCGGGCCGCTTTCGAGGACGTACGGCCGGGCGAGAGGTACGGGCTGGTCTACGCGGCGGCGGCGCTGCACTGGACGAGCCCGGAGGGCCGGTGGGCGCGCGTGGCCGGGCTGCTGGAGCCGGGCGGCGTGTTCGCCTCGTTCGGCGGACCGTTCCGGCCGGCCGATCCGGCGGTGGAGGAAGCCGTTCGCGCGGCGCGGGCGCCGTTCCTGGAGAGCGACGAGGTCCCCTCACCGGACGGGACTCCGCCGGAACACACCATGCAGTGGCCGGGTACGGAACTCCAACGGTCCGAGTGGTTCACCGATGTCCGACAGTCCCTGATCGAGAGGCACTTGACGCTGAGTGCGCGCGACTACGTCGGCCATCTCTCGACGATCTCGGCCTATCTCGTCCTGCCGGCCGCCGCGCGGAGGCAGGTGTTCGAGCAGATCGCGCGGGCCCTGCCGGAGCGGATCGAGCTCACCGCCGACCTCACCGTCCACCTCGCCCGTCGCCGCGCCGAGGGGTAG